One part of the Mariniblastus fucicola genome encodes these proteins:
- a CDS encoding LmrA/YxaF family transcription factor, translating into MIAAVVEGISAEATADLKDCIHKAGVLSQAIELHLLHLIERFDRPVSEVGLPFLAMATTLGATNERVRLACMKAIQMLESTYREQLLKEGHGCDSAESLATFLVLAVDGAILLARSRDNSGPLKTASKQLASMLSVGSA; encoded by the coding sequence TTGATAGCTGCAGTTGTCGAGGGCATTTCTGCCGAAGCAACTGCCGACCTCAAAGATTGCATTCATAAAGCTGGAGTACTTTCGCAAGCCATTGAACTTCACCTGCTTCATCTTATCGAACGGTTTGACCGACCCGTGAGCGAAGTTGGGCTACCATTTTTGGCGATGGCGACGACGCTGGGAGCGACGAATGAAAGAGTTCGTTTAGCCTGTATGAAAGCGATTCAAATGCTCGAGTCGACTTACAGAGAGCAGCTGTTGAAGGAAGGCCATGGCTGCGACAGCGCCGAAAGTCTTGCTACGTTTCTGGTATTGGCCGTGGACGGGGCCATCCTGCTTGCTCGCTCAAGAGATAACTCGGGGCCGCTGAAAACTGCCTCAAAACAACTGGCCAGCATGCTGTCTGTCGGTTCAGCCTAG
- a CDS encoding flagellar protein FliS, whose product MSTATTKLGAYKKQDIFGGWTRIDLLLQLYDRAIEKMSDCQTALDANNDSAYVQSFVDAQKTVLAIHSGLKADEHDVAFNVARLLHFVLQSLADKKFADAIKVMKELRDGFGAIEAEANELELTGKIPPMDTVDMFRATV is encoded by the coding sequence ATGAGCACTGCGACAACAAAACTTGGAGCCTACAAAAAACAGGATATCTTTGGAGGGTGGACACGCATCGATTTGCTGCTTCAGCTTTATGATCGGGCGATTGAAAAGATGAGTGATTGCCAGACCGCACTCGACGCCAACAACGATTCGGCTTACGTGCAGAGTTTTGTCGATGCCCAGAAAACGGTTCTGGCGATCCATTCCGGGCTCAAGGCTGACGAGCACGACGTAGCATTCAACGTCGCGCGACTATTGCACTTTGTGTTGCAGAGCCTTGCCGACAAGAAATTCGCCGATGCGATCAAAGTGATGAAAGAGCTTCGGGACGGGTTCGGCGCTATCGAGGCGGAAGCCAACGAGCTTGAGCTCACGGGGAAGATTCCTCCGATGGATACGGTCGACATGTTTCGCGCGACAGTTTAG
- the fliD gene encoding flagellar filament capping protein FliD, with amino-acid sequence MAFTIDGIVSGFDTSTIIESLLGFQQTQLDTFNARKAEITTQQSAFKGIEAQLLTMQNTLGRLNRSASSVFDVQQAVSSDEDILTAAASSSAANGTYRLTVDQLATAHQIGSQGFDSSSAEIATGEISFKVGDRVEQTITIDENNNTLAGLATTINEELDDVTASVIYDQGADSYRLLLTSKHTGTANEVNVSSNFDVGSGTEPDFSGEPIQAATDALITLGSGAGAITASYSTNQVEGLIENVTLDLTSADPDKPVTIQVSSDSTSAKEAIGDFVNEFNAIMEFIDNQTQYLPDTDQASPLLGNRSVNEIRDELRQVAIDTVPGLEGGANRLAAIGIEINTQGRLQIDSAQLDKAFSGEIEGIEPNEIRNLFGLNGTSNNAGIEFVAGSSRTVAPDSSIEVNITQAAEQASITGEGTLASSVVIDSDNNEFQITLDGVVSETLTLEEGTYTQEELASHLQSTIKNSSELGTRGVQVSVTEGGDLQIVSDKYGNSSKLSSISGPAASALGFTGAESDVGQNVAGEFIIDGVVEAATGNGRVLVGDSDNEYSADLQVSVSLAADQINAGSEGELTVTRGVSGQLDQLVSKFLDTDNGTLKGIDDAFELRLLDIDESIANVEEITESKRAYLVAEFTALESIINELRTTGDFLTQQLSTISSSSDD; translated from the coding sequence ATGGCTTTTACTATCGACGGGATCGTCTCGGGGTTTGATACCTCGACCATTATCGAAAGCCTGTTGGGTTTCCAGCAGACGCAACTCGATACCTTCAACGCCCGCAAAGCAGAAATTACGACTCAGCAATCTGCGTTCAAAGGCATCGAGGCCCAGCTTCTCACGATGCAAAATACACTCGGCCGTCTCAACCGAAGCGCGAGCTCGGTCTTCGATGTTCAACAAGCCGTTTCCAGCGACGAAGACATTCTGACTGCCGCAGCCAGTAGTAGCGCAGCGAACGGTACGTATCGGCTCACCGTCGATCAATTGGCAACCGCTCATCAAATCGGATCCCAGGGGTTCGATTCCAGTTCAGCCGAGATCGCGACTGGAGAAATTTCATTCAAAGTCGGTGATCGCGTTGAACAGACCATCACGATCGATGAGAACAACAATACACTGGCTGGACTTGCCACTACGATCAACGAAGAGCTCGACGACGTTACCGCCAGCGTCATCTATGACCAGGGCGCTGACTCGTACCGCTTGCTGTTGACCTCAAAACACACCGGAACCGCCAATGAGGTAAACGTCAGTTCAAACTTCGATGTCGGCAGCGGAACCGAGCCTGACTTTTCTGGCGAACCGATCCAGGCTGCAACTGATGCGTTGATCACGCTTGGTAGTGGAGCCGGCGCGATCACAGCCAGCTACTCAACCAACCAGGTCGAAGGCTTGATCGAAAACGTGACGCTCGATCTTACCTCGGCCGACCCGGACAAACCCGTCACCATTCAAGTCTCCTCCGACAGCACTTCGGCCAAAGAAGCGATTGGAGATTTCGTCAACGAATTCAATGCCATCATGGAATTCATTGACAATCAAACGCAATACTTGCCGGACACCGATCAGGCCAGTCCTCTGTTGGGGAATCGGTCAGTCAACGAGATTCGTGATGAGCTACGGCAGGTCGCGATCGATACAGTACCAGGCCTCGAAGGTGGTGCGAATCGATTGGCCGCGATCGGCATCGAGATCAACACGCAGGGACGATTGCAAATCGATTCGGCTCAACTCGACAAGGCGTTTTCAGGAGAGATCGAAGGCATCGAACCCAACGAAATTCGCAATCTGTTCGGGCTCAATGGAACCTCCAACAACGCGGGAATCGAATTTGTCGCCGGCAGTAGCCGAACGGTGGCTCCGGATTCTTCGATCGAAGTCAACATCACGCAGGCTGCAGAGCAAGCGTCAATTACGGGCGAAGGCACGCTGGCTTCTTCCGTCGTGATTGATTCCGACAACAACGAATTTCAGATCACGCTCGACGGCGTCGTTAGTGAAACCTTGACGCTCGAAGAGGGCACCTACACTCAGGAAGAACTGGCGTCTCACCTTCAGTCGACCATCAAAAACTCAAGTGAGCTTGGTACACGTGGTGTTCAGGTTTCTGTCACCGAAGGCGGAGACCTTCAGATCGTTTCCGATAAATACGGCAACAGCTCCAAGCTTTCCAGCATCTCCGGACCTGCGGCCAGTGCACTGGGATTCACCGGAGCCGAATCGGACGTTGGGCAAAACGTTGCCGGCGAGTTCATTATCGACGGCGTCGTCGAAGCCGCGACTGGCAACGGTCGTGTTCTGGTCGGTGATTCAGACAACGAATACTCGGCCGACTTGCAGGTCAGCGTTTCACTCGCGGCCGATCAGATAAACGCCGGCAGTGAGGGTGAGCTAACCGTGACTCGTGGTGTGTCAGGTCAGCTTGACCAGTTGGTCAGCAAATTTCTCGATACTGACAACGGGACGCTCAAAGGTATCGACGATGCGTTTGAGTTACGGCTTCTGGACATTGACGAATCGATCGCGAATGTCGAAGAGATTACCGAATCCAAACGCGCCTACCTGGTCGCCGAATTCACCGCGCTGGAATCGATAATCAACGAGCTTCGAACTACCGGCGACTTCCTGACCCAACAACTTTCCACGATTAGCAGTAGCAGCGACGACTAA
- a CDS encoding flagellin N-terminal helical domain-containing protein, with amino-acid sequence MSLSLASNVGALNAQHNLTRSSNSLNKSIERLSSGFKVNRGADGPAALVISEKQRAQIAGLRQAIDNTEKAVSVVQTAEGALNEISSILVKVRSLALDSANAGVNDDDAFAANQAEIDNALDTINRIANNTQFGEKNLLDGSAGVSGVADDPDVTYLKSTAQTSAGTYAVEVTTQAERANVTAGTAQSGNLAADETLTVNGVSITLNSGLDQAGVIARINEFSGETGVIAEDDPASAGQTRLYTTQFGADASISVVSDTAAAATSSGFGTTADTDDGVNVAGTIDGVAAAGSGATLTATSGASKGLAVKVGADAADAALSVDGAQGNVTVTNNSLVFQIGANQNQTASIAINSVLASGLGVGVEGNSFSSLEEINVTSAANAQDTLAIIDAAHDEISNIRGVLGAFQSNTLESIANNMRATLENTVNAESVIRDTDFAEEISKFTNSQILVQAGTSVLSNANQTSQGILSLLQ; translated from the coding sequence ATGAGTCTGTCACTTGCCAGTAATGTTGGTGCACTTAACGCCCAGCACAACTTGACCCGCTCTTCCAACAGCTTGAACAAATCAATCGAGCGCTTGTCTTCCGGATTCAAAGTTAACCGTGGTGCCGATGGTCCCGCTGCGTTGGTTATCTCTGAAAAGCAGCGTGCACAAATCGCCGGTCTCCGTCAGGCGATCGATAACACAGAGAAAGCTGTTTCTGTTGTTCAAACCGCCGAAGGTGCTTTGAACGAGATCAGCAGTATCCTTGTGAAAGTTCGTTCGCTTGCATTGGATAGTGCCAACGCCGGCGTCAACGATGACGATGCGTTCGCTGCCAACCAGGCCGAAATCGACAACGCACTTGATACGATCAACCGTATCGCAAACAACACACAGTTCGGCGAAAAGAACCTGCTTGACGGTTCAGCCGGTGTTTCTGGCGTCGCGGACGATCCGGACGTCACTTACCTGAAGTCGACGGCTCAAACCAGTGCCGGTACCTACGCTGTAGAAGTCACGACTCAAGCTGAGCGTGCGAACGTTACTGCTGGTACTGCTCAGAGTGGTAACCTTGCTGCTGACGAAACACTGACTGTCAACGGCGTTAGCATCACATTGAACTCTGGCCTGGATCAGGCTGGTGTAATTGCTCGAATCAACGAGTTCTCTGGTGAAACAGGCGTGATCGCAGAAGACGATCCAGCCAGTGCTGGACAAACGCGGCTTTACACAACTCAGTTTGGTGCAGACGCTTCGATTTCAGTCGTCTCAGATACTGCGGCAGCAGCAACAAGTTCTGGTTTCGGAACGACAGCCGATACAGACGACGGCGTCAATGTTGCTGGTACGATCGACGGCGTTGCAGCCGCTGGTTCGGGTGCAACTCTGACTGCAACATCGGGTGCTTCAAAAGGCCTCGCGGTTAAAGTTGGTGCTGATGCAGCAGACGCTGCATTGAGTGTCGATGGAGCTCAAGGCAACGTCACCGTTACCAACAATTCGCTTGTCTTCCAAATTGGTGCCAACCAAAATCAGACCGCTTCAATTGCGATTAACTCGGTTCTGGCATCTGGCTTGGGCGTTGGTGTTGAAGGAAATTCTTTCAGCAGCCTCGAAGAAATTAACGTTACATCGGCTGCGAACGCTCAGGATACTCTGGCGATCATCGATGCAGCACACGATGAGATTTCTAACATCCGCGGCGTTCTCGGTGCATTCCAGTCAAACACTCTGGAATCGATCGCCAATAACATGCGAGCGACTTTGGAAAACACTGTCAACGCAGAGTCTGTTATTCGTGACACAGACTTCGCCGAGGAAATTTCGAAATTCACCAACAGCCAGATTCTTGTTCAGGCAGGTACTTCGGTTCTTTCCAACGCGAATCAGACGTCACAGGGAATCCTCTCACTTCTCCAATAG
- a CDS encoding tetratricopeptide repeat protein, with protein sequence MFRIKVWLTTAIITAGVAGGVIFNWPSQKQAVERESPTNIGVDNKPLHSREGIPLSTPLIDNLQDQTALDPLIVDLDIDHIEQGDQYLLAGNIDGAHREFAKATNDHRADPPASLLIRLALATELRGDHENANHFYREAVRRSTNGSTAQILGLTGVARTWQATGHPVEAHEMLSELFLRYICSEQLNEEVKYQIACQLGDVIQQKCLEGLKARGAMDQLEFHWPEPSLDAMVELLQDEGDARPAAAPNNADDPPLAKFQVLQRPSPDVNLIAVDSHVRLTQIDEILYAFAQQADLDFEASVLARDVITGRSSRLDVSGMPLAMVLDQLLSPLGLIWIQRSETIHIYLESEAVAESRDFQFAIADRVLRTIELVLSRDIRRDAAILHRGNIAFLQQDIDTAATRYAELEKLVPNDELAAQLSFNMAIVSVANDQNDEAIRQMFYAVDQSLDQRLQAKSYAWIGRLELQNGRSDKAVYALSRGLALSTNAQVREDALMNLSKAYLLASDPFSANRVLFNHADAVVDKSQRRKAAVFSAYARYLGMAAGDGLRNEAERMVVALASISPEDTVGFVDRLLIGRAFYEVGFKSRSTEFLQLALEAAPNEHWRRRVAFELATNQYRAGELSAAAEHYQSLVGSTPDATSLYAQLKLADIALSQRDPEKCLTICREIWRQNISEPQKAETLSLMGRAYQRLGRHEVAALCFSGLLPHKVVEATSPVNRRRLPTYIEN encoded by the coding sequence ATGTTCCGCATCAAAGTCTGGCTGACGACTGCAATAATTACGGCGGGAGTTGCCGGTGGCGTGATTTTCAACTGGCCAAGCCAAAAACAGGCCGTCGAGAGGGAAAGCCCTACCAATATCGGCGTCGATAACAAGCCGTTGCACTCACGAGAGGGAATACCCTTGTCCACGCCGCTGATCGACAACTTGCAGGACCAGACAGCACTCGATCCGCTAATAGTTGATCTTGACATCGACCACATCGAACAGGGTGACCAATACCTGCTCGCCGGCAACATCGACGGAGCTCATCGCGAGTTCGCCAAAGCGACCAACGATCATCGGGCAGACCCTCCGGCGAGCCTGTTGATCCGACTGGCCCTGGCGACTGAATTGAGGGGTGACCACGAGAACGCCAATCACTTTTATCGAGAAGCAGTACGCAGATCGACGAACGGGTCGACGGCTCAAATTCTCGGGCTGACTGGAGTCGCGAGAACGTGGCAGGCCACAGGTCACCCGGTGGAAGCCCACGAGATGCTTTCCGAACTTTTCCTGCGATATATCTGCAGCGAACAGTTGAATGAAGAAGTCAAATACCAAATCGCTTGCCAACTCGGCGACGTCATTCAGCAGAAGTGCCTGGAAGGTTTGAAAGCACGCGGCGCAATGGATCAGTTGGAGTTCCATTGGCCTGAACCAAGCCTCGATGCGATGGTGGAATTGTTGCAGGACGAAGGCGACGCTCGACCTGCAGCAGCACCGAACAACGCAGACGATCCGCCCTTGGCGAAGTTCCAGGTGTTGCAGCGTCCGTCTCCGGATGTGAATCTGATCGCCGTGGACTCACACGTGCGGCTGACCCAGATCGATGAGATTTTGTACGCATTTGCACAACAGGCAGATCTCGATTTCGAAGCCTCTGTCCTCGCGAGAGACGTGATTACAGGCCGATCATCGCGACTGGATGTTTCCGGAATGCCGCTGGCGATGGTTTTGGATCAGCTCCTTTCTCCGCTGGGATTGATATGGATTCAGCGAAGCGAAACAATTCACATCTACCTGGAATCGGAAGCCGTCGCTGAATCGAGAGACTTCCAGTTTGCAATCGCCGATCGAGTGCTGCGAACGATCGAGCTTGTTCTTTCCCGGGATATCCGCCGGGACGCTGCGATTCTTCATCGCGGCAACATCGCGTTTCTACAACAGGACATCGACACGGCAGCAACCCGCTATGCCGAACTTGAGAAACTGGTACCCAACGATGAACTGGCGGCCCAACTCTCATTCAATATGGCGATCGTAAGTGTTGCGAACGATCAAAACGATGAGGCTATCAGACAAATGTTTTACGCGGTCGACCAATCGCTGGACCAACGATTGCAAGCAAAGAGCTATGCCTGGATCGGTCGACTGGAATTGCAAAACGGTCGATCCGACAAAGCCGTTTACGCCCTCTCGCGCGGACTTGCACTATCAACAAACGCGCAAGTTCGAGAGGACGCGTTGATGAATCTGTCCAAGGCCTATCTGTTGGCCAGCGACCCGTTTTCCGCGAATCGCGTCCTTTTCAATCACGCCGACGCGGTAGTCGACAAATCGCAACGGAGGAAAGCGGCCGTTTTTTCTGCTTACGCACGCTACCTTGGCATGGCAGCCGGAGACGGGTTGCGGAATGAAGCCGAACGGATGGTGGTTGCCCTCGCTTCGATTAGTCCGGAAGACACGGTGGGGTTCGTGGACCGTTTGCTGATCGGGCGAGCATTCTACGAAGTCGGATTCAAGAGTCGGTCTACGGAGTTCCTTCAACTGGCTCTCGAAGCGGCGCCAAATGAGCACTGGAGGCGTCGTGTTGCGTTCGAGCTAGCAACGAATCAGTATCGCGCTGGCGAGCTTTCCGCCGCGGCTGAGCACTACCAGTCACTGGTCGGTTCGACTCCTGACGCGACCAGCCTGTACGCCCAATTGAAGCTTGCTGACATCGCATTGTCTCAGAGAGATCCGGAAAAGTGCCTGACGATTTGCCGGGAAATTTGGCGGCAGAATATTAGCGAGCCGCAGAAAGCTGAAACGCTTTCCTTGATGGGCCGCGCCTACCAGCGACTGGGCCGGCATGAAGTTGCCGCACTTTGTTTCTCCGGGTTACTCCCTCACAAAGTCGTCGAAGCTACTTCGCCGGTTAACCGTCGCCGTTTGCCCACCTATATAGAAAACTAA
- a CDS encoding tetratricopeptide repeat protein encodes MTRVLTTIFATISMMSIMAGSACAQLQRNDGNVARIVFNQDVVSQDVFDQSLFNEVSQSNQDIAIESQPPSRSSDLKSALKALMQETQQLQSSTRSPANDTTPGESGDEWSMNQRPSISSAPQDLRPAMPEEAVEGIGNTDDIVQRIELLKQIYAQKRIEEQAVSQADLQLPSRSIASAPPTTAAAETIPGNSRNSFSQRTNNRMPIPRDARAMPAPATTNAQPTEQTVSDPSRASPSNANRIFPDPVNLFELGNSLYQTGELQTALEAYSQVDRSEITAAEAVWLDFMMASCYRRMGSWENATSLYREVANQSSAPNLAKPARRWLKQLDLLSNSKSSFAQIETEISSLIETAKEHVKQ; translated from the coding sequence ATGACGCGAGTCCTGACAACGATCTTTGCCACGATTTCCATGATGTCCATCATGGCGGGATCGGCGTGCGCTCAGCTGCAGCGGAACGATGGCAACGTTGCGAGAATCGTTTTCAATCAGGATGTGGTCAGCCAGGACGTGTTTGATCAAAGCCTGTTTAACGAAGTCAGCCAATCGAATCAGGACATTGCAATCGAATCTCAACCACCCAGTCGTTCATCTGATCTCAAATCGGCGCTAAAAGCTTTGATGCAGGAAACGCAACAGCTTCAATCGTCCACACGTTCTCCTGCCAATGATACAACCCCAGGTGAATCGGGCGACGAATGGTCCATGAACCAGCGCCCGAGCATTTCATCGGCGCCACAGGATCTCCGCCCTGCGATGCCTGAAGAGGCAGTCGAGGGGATCGGAAACACGGATGACATCGTCCAACGGATTGAATTGCTCAAGCAGATCTATGCGCAAAAACGAATCGAAGAACAGGCGGTCTCGCAGGCAGACCTGCAACTGCCTTCAAGGTCGATCGCGTCAGCACCGCCAACGACCGCTGCGGCAGAAACAATACCGGGCAACAGTCGCAATTCGTTCAGCCAAAGAACAAACAACCGGATGCCAATTCCTCGGGACGCACGAGCGATGCCAGCTCCTGCAACGACCAACGCACAGCCGACCGAACAGACCGTCTCCGATCCATCGAGAGCGTCTCCGTCCAATGCCAACCGTATTTTCCCTGACCCCGTCAACTTGTTTGAGCTTGGCAACAGCCTCTACCAGACTGGCGAATTGCAAACGGCTCTCGAAGCCTACTCGCAAGTCGATCGCAGTGAAATCACGGCAGCGGAGGCTGTTTGGTTGGATTTCATGATGGCAAGCTGCTATCGAAGAATGGGCAGCTGGGAAAATGCAACCAGCCTGTACAGAGAAGTCGCGAACCAATCTTCGGCTCCGAACCTCGCCAAGCCGGCTCGGCGTTGGTTGAAACAATTGGATCTTCTTTCCAATTCAAAATCATCTTTTGCGCAGATAGAAACTGAAATCAGTTCACTTATTGAAACGGCCAAAGAACATGTCAAACAATAA